The following are encoded together in the Geobacter sulfurreducens PCA genome:
- the ltrA gene encoding group II intron reverse transcriptase/maturase, whose protein sequence is MSFHDIPNPTGGMPVERVIDRPTPEEHLLERILATENMDLAWKRVRANKGAPGVDGVTIDAFPERFRPLWGDIRASLATGTYQPQPVLRVEIPKPTGGTRPLGIPTVLDRLIQQATAQVLTPIFDPEFSASSFGFRPGRSAHNAVRQLREYLRQGYRIAVDIDLAKFFDTVNHDLLMTMVGRRVRDKRVLTLIGRYLRAGVEVDGRLEKTRMGVPQGGPLSPLLANILLDHLDKELESRGHKFVRYADDFVILVKSERAGERVMGSVRKYLTNKLKLTVNEDKSKVARSGDLSFLGFVFKGTKILWSDQAYKEFRRRVRKYTGRSWFVSMEYRLNKLSTYLRGWMGYFGIAEAYRDIPEIDGWIRRRVRLCYWKQWRWCRTKIRNLLKLGVQLGTSIRAGLNRNGPWAMSRRLAAQHGMTNQWLKDQGLVSVKELWVKIHYPATAR, encoded by the coding sequence ATGAGCTTTCACGACATACCGAACCCGACCGGGGGAATGCCCGTGGAGCGCGTCATTGACCGGCCAACTCCGGAAGAGCACCTACTGGAGCGGATACTTGCCACAGAGAACATGGACCTGGCGTGGAAACGGGTGCGGGCCAACAAGGGCGCACCTGGCGTCGATGGTGTTACCATCGACGCGTTCCCCGAACGGTTCCGGCCCCTCTGGGGCGATATCCGTGCATCGCTTGCAACAGGTACCTACCAACCACAGCCGGTCCTTCGAGTGGAAATACCCAAACCAACGGGCGGCACCCGCCCGCTGGGGATTCCCACCGTCCTTGACCGGCTGATCCAACAGGCAACAGCCCAGGTGCTCACGCCGATCTTCGATCCGGAATTCTCCGCATCGAGTTTCGGGTTCCGCCCCGGCCGCTCGGCACACAATGCCGTGCGGCAGCTGCGGGAGTATCTGCGGCAGGGCTACCGCATTGCCGTGGACATCGACCTTGCCAAGTTCTTCGACACGGTCAATCACGACCTCCTCATGACAATGGTGGGGAGGAGGGTCCGCGACAAGCGGGTTCTCACCCTGATCGGCAGGTATCTCAGAGCCGGGGTGGAGGTTGACGGGCGGCTGGAAAAGACCCGCATGGGCGTACCCCAAGGGGGTCCGCTTTCCCCGCTTCTCGCCAACATCCTCCTCGACCACCTGGACAAGGAGCTTGAGAGCCGTGGCCACAAGTTCGTCCGTTACGCCGATGATTTCGTCATTCTGGTGAAGAGCGAGCGTGCCGGCGAGCGGGTCATGGGGAGCGTCAGGAAGTATCTGACGAACAAACTCAAGCTCACGGTCAACGAAGACAAGAGCAAAGTCGCCAGAAGCGGCGACTTGAGCTTTCTTGGCTTTGTCTTCAAGGGAACCAAAATCCTCTGGTCTGACCAGGCGTACAAGGAGTTCCGGCGCCGGGTCAGGAAGTACACCGGCAGGAGTTGGTTCGTCTCCATGGAGTACCGACTGAACAAGCTGTCGACCTACCTCCGCGGCTGGATGGGGTACTTCGGCATTGCCGAAGCCTACCGTGACATCCCGGAGATCGACGGCTGGATACGGCGGCGGGTGCGGCTGTGCTACTGGAAGCAGTGGCGGTGGTGCCGCACCAAGATTCGGAACCTGCTCAAACTGGGTGTACAGCTTGGCACATCCATCAGAGCAGGGCTGAACCGCAACGGTCCGTGGGCCATGTCCCGCAGGCTTGCCGCCCAGCACGGTATGACCAACCAGTGGCTGAAGGATCAAGGACTTGTATCTGTCAAAGAACTGTGGGTGAAGATCCATTACCCGGCCACGGCCCGGTAA
- a CDS encoding GPMC system MBL fold metallohydrolase, protein MKITILGSGTSTGVPMVGCTCSVCSSTDPRDKRTRASLLIEAAGRYILVDTSPDLRRQALREHIPHIDAVLLTHSHADHVNGIDDLRGFHFIHRRVIPCYGNRETMDAVLRNFSYIFKGMEAAGYAPLLDPHVIHDPFALFGRTIVPIHLHHGTMPATGYRIDGAAYLTDCSRIPESSLALLGGLDLLVIDALRYTPHENHFNIDGALGVVAELRPKRTIFTHLTHEVAYADGIRLPEGVEFAYDGMTVSL, encoded by the coding sequence ATGAAGATTACCATACTCGGCAGCGGCACCTCCACCGGCGTTCCCATGGTGGGATGCACCTGTTCCGTCTGTTCGTCGACCGACCCGCGCGACAAGAGGACCCGCGCCTCCCTCCTCATCGAAGCGGCCGGCCGCTACATCCTGGTGGACACATCCCCCGACCTGCGGCGCCAGGCCCTGCGGGAACACATCCCCCACATCGACGCGGTGCTCCTGACCCACTCCCACGCCGACCACGTGAACGGCATCGACGACCTGCGCGGGTTCCACTTCATCCACCGGCGCGTGATCCCCTGCTACGGCAACCGCGAGACCATGGACGCAGTGCTGCGCAATTTCTCCTACATCTTCAAGGGAATGGAAGCGGCCGGCTATGCGCCGCTGCTGGACCCCCACGTGATCCACGATCCGTTCGCCCTGTTCGGCCGGACCATCGTCCCCATCCACCTCCACCATGGCACCATGCCCGCCACGGGCTACCGGATCGACGGTGCGGCCTACCTGACCGATTGCAGCCGCATCCCCGAATCATCCCTGGCGCTGCTGGGGGGGCTCGACCTGCTGGTGATCGATGCGCTCCGCTACACCCCCCACGAGAACCACTTCAACATCGATGGTGCGCTCGGGGTAGTCGCGGAGCTGCGCCCCAAGCGGACGATCTTCACCCACCTGACCCACGAAGTGGCCTACGCCGACGGCATTCGGCTGCCGGAAGGGGTGGAGTTTGCCTACGACGGGATGACCGTCTCGCTCTAA
- a CDS encoding type II toxin-antitoxin system antitoxin VapB, whose translation MKTAKIFQNGQSQAVRLPKEFRFEDSEVFIKKSGNVVQLIPRSDSWNSLFGSLKKFSRDFMSERIQPELDKRDGF comes from the coding sequence ATGAAAACTGCAAAGATTTTTCAAAATGGACAAAGTCAGGCAGTAAGGCTTCCCAAAGAATTTCGCTTCGAAGACAGCGAAGTATTCATCAAGAAAAGCGGCAACGTCGTTCAACTGATCCCTCGGAGCGATTCGTGGAATTCCCTCTTCGGCAGTCTCAAGAAATTCTCCCGCGATTTCATGTCCGAGCGCATACAACCTGAACTGGACAAGCGGGATGGCTTCTGA
- a CDS encoding YihY/virulence factor BrkB family protein: MEKGSKGTIYRYLDTFRAMDTDGLGPVRGRLVAALQATVTAVGNFMDDQCLLHASALTYSTLLSIVPFFALAFAVLKGLGVQNTLEPFILDQVAAGSHEIVDRIVTYINNTKVGSLGAVGLVTLVVSTVTLLGNIEETFNSIWGVRETRSLYRRFSDYLSVVVFGPILIFAAISVTTTLESQKAVQWLIGTAYLGDVLVAAFRLVPYVSIWLALVFLYMLIPNTKVRFRSALVGGVIAGTLWQAAQWGYIHFQVGVAKYNAIYGTLAVLPVFMIWLYASWSIVLFGVEVVYAHQHRRTFRHETHIPDLEPAARERLALALLLEVCRTFFRDGAPWNAERLAERLDVPERTARETLGMLVAKGWLAESCGEETLYLPARELEHMRVRELIASLRGHAMPLATGRFDPAVEWLAARMEGAVAAELGEVNFRTLAEGGGVD; the protein is encoded by the coding sequence ATGGAGAAAGGGTCAAAGGGCACAATCTACCGCTACCTGGATACGTTCCGGGCCATGGACACCGACGGGCTCGGCCCGGTCCGCGGCCGGCTGGTGGCCGCGCTCCAGGCGACGGTGACCGCCGTGGGCAACTTCATGGACGACCAGTGCCTGCTGCATGCCTCGGCCCTGACCTATTCCACGCTCCTGTCGATCGTTCCCTTCTTTGCCCTTGCCTTCGCGGTCCTCAAGGGGCTGGGGGTGCAGAACACCCTGGAGCCTTTCATCCTCGACCAGGTCGCGGCAGGGTCCCATGAAATCGTCGACCGGATCGTTACCTACATCAACAACACCAAGGTCGGCTCCCTGGGGGCCGTGGGCCTGGTGACCCTCGTGGTGTCAACCGTCACCCTGCTGGGGAACATCGAAGAAACCTTCAACTCCATCTGGGGGGTGCGGGAAACCCGGTCGCTCTACCGGCGGTTCAGCGATTACCTGAGCGTGGTGGTGTTCGGACCGATTCTCATCTTCGCCGCCATCAGCGTCACCACGACTCTCGAGAGCCAGAAGGCGGTCCAGTGGCTGATCGGCACCGCCTATCTGGGCGACGTGCTGGTGGCGGCTTTCCGACTGGTTCCCTATGTCAGCATCTGGCTCGCCCTTGTCTTCCTCTATATGCTCATCCCCAACACCAAGGTCCGTTTCCGCTCGGCCCTGGTGGGCGGGGTCATCGCCGGCACGCTCTGGCAGGCAGCCCAGTGGGGATATATCCACTTTCAGGTGGGTGTGGCCAAGTACAACGCAATTTACGGCACCCTCGCCGTGCTTCCGGTCTTCATGATCTGGCTCTATGCCAGCTGGTCGATCGTGCTGTTCGGCGTGGAGGTGGTCTACGCCCACCAGCATCGCCGCACCTTCCGGCACGAAACCCACATCCCCGACCTGGAGCCCGCCGCGCGCGAGCGCCTGGCCCTGGCCCTGCTGCTGGAGGTGTGCCGGACCTTTTTCCGCGATGGCGCGCCCTGGAACGCCGAGCGCCTGGCCGAACGGCTCGACGTGCCGGAACGGACCGCACGGGAAACGCTGGGCATGCTGGTCGCCAAGGGGTGGCTTGCCGAGAGCTGCGGCGAGGAAACCCTCTACCTCCCGGCCCGGGAGCTGGAGCACATGCGGGTCAGGGAACTGATCGCGTCGCTCAGGGGGCACGCCATGCCCCTGGCGACCGGGCGGTTTGACCCGGCGGTGGAGTGGCTGGCCGCGAGAATGGAAGGGGCCGTGGCCGCAGAACTGGGGGAGGTGAACTTCAGGACCCTGGCCGAGGGGGGCGGAGTGGATTAA
- a CDS encoding DUF948 domain-containing protein: MSIGALAVLVMACALVVLVAFLIPTLLEIRRTAAEFRSVMAQVGQELKPLTQELQQTLAELKVVTEGVAERVDDVKEFMEAVGDTGRNIRTINAVIGSVAHAAAASSAWSTGARVAGKYLMERLIKKRG, translated from the coding sequence ATGAGCATTGGCGCACTTGCCGTACTGGTAATGGCCTGCGCACTGGTTGTGCTGGTGGCGTTTCTCATTCCGACGCTGCTGGAGATCAGGAGAACCGCGGCAGAGTTCAGGAGCGTCATGGCCCAGGTGGGGCAGGAGCTGAAGCCCCTCACCCAGGAACTCCAGCAGACCCTTGCCGAACTGAAGGTCGTCACCGAGGGGGTTGCCGAGCGGGTGGACGACGTGAAGGAATTCATGGAAGCCGTGGGCGACACCGGGCGCAACATCCGGACCATCAATGCCGTCATCGGCAGCGTGGCCCACGCGGCGGCGGCCTCCTCCGCCTGGAGCACCGGCGCCCGGGTGGCCGGAAAGTACCTCATGGAACGACTCATCAAGAAAAGGGGGTAA
- a CDS encoding YtxH domain-containing protein: MSEERGTSVGTVFLSFLAGAAVGAGLGLLLAPKTGKEMRENIMDLTDEALDKIKGFTKEAQSKIKDTYEETKDLITEKKTIITSAIEAGKEAMDREREKFKEM, encoded by the coding sequence ATGTCTGAAGAAAGAGGAACGAGCGTCGGAACGGTATTCCTGTCATTCCTGGCCGGAGCCGCGGTGGGAGCGGGCCTGGGGCTTCTGCTCGCACCCAAGACCGGCAAGGAGATGCGCGAAAACATCATGGATCTGACCGATGAGGCCCTCGACAAGATCAAGGGATTCACGAAAGAGGCCCAGTCCAAGATCAAGGATACCTACGAGGAAACCAAGGACCTCATCACCGAGAAGAAGACCATCATCACCTCCGCCATCGAGGCGGGGAAGGAAGCCATGGACCGGGAGCGCGAGAAGTTCAAGGAGATGTAG
- a CDS encoding TIGR04442 family protein: protein MHRDIRLHGQIDERIEYYAIVAGDDSHQRYFFNAAEGPGRELRFFAPGNEFVLGPGGIRHEGNGGSFCEYMFGVDQPVPDLAKGDVINRLVMYGARMEEESGNLIFDDRTGGQLGFEKMFFEGNAVVNYFFFISSARVTGPLRRQQESIVRTIGKTLKRSAAVGEQDENALIAEVLALLSDPTALFFLFKLINVHHREYHDTFRRLYFRNKKIADDDFAMLTAVAARHDIDRYQQERIRIDVMYKHPANRRIVDEYKNILIGCHRKGEISRLENARLTRLKTLSVRNKIPGALFYTLDEVLKNDKKLVAPEEQDYLSDIRQILEGIFLTERDIESSIDREDMARLLFAKKKAAENRDHAFEELLLDASRLCDEKMRDGAELAIIEGFSYLITFFDRYDTTSQAVNQLAFMENVRITEEMIRSLLGNKTAFDSLRDGLFDELFIAGLLENKYLGRYGRMKITNLRRGLAEIELNRLTVAALMEQLLTIDREERLAILLLSHVRDRIRNFYSKYTTKADQQALRREVNEELIAKKLVDGNVPDRLFDETILTIQKEAVYLHGLLPRIIADRDIALREDFLENSGLDRFYVEELEREYFELNELDLEELYQIRKGLS from the coding sequence ATGCACAGAGACATTCGCCTCCACGGCCAGATAGACGAACGGATCGAGTACTACGCCATCGTGGCGGGAGACGACTCGCACCAGCGCTACTTCTTCAACGCCGCGGAGGGGCCGGGGAGAGAGCTTCGCTTCTTTGCGCCCGGCAACGAATTCGTCCTGGGCCCGGGGGGCATCAGGCACGAGGGGAACGGCGGCTCCTTCTGCGAGTACATGTTCGGCGTGGACCAGCCGGTGCCGGACCTGGCCAAGGGCGACGTCATCAACCGGCTCGTCATGTACGGCGCCCGCATGGAGGAGGAGAGCGGCAACCTCATCTTCGACGACCGCACCGGCGGCCAGCTCGGCTTCGAAAAGATGTTTTTCGAAGGCAACGCCGTGGTCAACTACTTCTTCTTCATCTCCTCGGCCCGGGTGACCGGTCCCCTGAGACGGCAGCAGGAATCCATCGTCAGGACCATCGGCAAGACCCTCAAGCGCTCCGCCGCCGTAGGGGAGCAGGACGAAAACGCCCTCATCGCCGAGGTGCTGGCCCTCCTGAGCGATCCCACTGCCCTGTTCTTCCTCTTCAAGCTGATCAACGTCCACCACCGGGAGTACCACGACACCTTCCGGCGGCTCTACTTCAGGAACAAGAAGATCGCCGACGACGACTTCGCCATGCTCACCGCCGTTGCCGCGCGTCACGACATCGACCGCTACCAGCAGGAGCGGATCAGGATCGATGTCATGTACAAGCACCCGGCCAACCGCCGGATCGTGGACGAGTACAAAAACATCCTGATCGGCTGCCACCGCAAGGGGGAGATCAGCCGGCTCGAAAACGCCCGGCTCACGCGGCTCAAGACCCTGTCGGTCCGCAACAAGATCCCGGGCGCGCTCTTCTACACCCTCGACGAAGTCCTGAAAAACGACAAGAAACTGGTGGCGCCCGAGGAGCAGGACTATCTCTCCGATATCCGCCAGATTCTCGAAGGAATCTTCCTGACCGAACGGGACATCGAGAGTTCCATCGACCGCGAGGACATGGCCCGGCTCCTCTTCGCCAAGAAGAAGGCCGCCGAAAACCGTGACCACGCCTTCGAGGAACTACTGCTGGACGCCAGCCGACTCTGCGACGAAAAGATGCGCGACGGCGCCGAACTGGCCATCATCGAGGGCTTTTCCTACCTGATCACCTTTTTCGACCGTTACGACACCACCTCCCAGGCCGTCAACCAGCTGGCCTTCATGGAAAACGTCCGGATCACCGAAGAGATGATCCGCAGCCTGCTGGGCAACAAGACCGCCTTCGACTCGCTTCGGGACGGCCTGTTCGACGAGCTCTTCATCGCAGGACTCCTGGAAAACAAGTACCTGGGACGCTACGGCCGGATGAAGATCACCAACCTGCGGCGCGGCCTGGCGGAAATCGAGCTGAACCGGCTCACGGTGGCCGCCCTGATGGAGCAGCTGCTGACCATCGACCGGGAGGAGCGCCTGGCGATCCTGCTCCTGTCCCACGTGCGGGACCGCATCCGGAACTTCTACTCGAAGTACACCACCAAGGCCGATCAGCAGGCCCTCAGGCGCGAGGTGAACGAAGAGCTGATCGCCAAGAAGCTCGTCGACGGTAACGTCCCGGACCGGCTTTTCGACGAAACCATCCTCACCATCCAGAAGGAAGCGGTCTACCTCCACGGCCTCCTCCCCCGCATCATTGCCGACCGGGACATTGCCCTGCGCGAAGACTTCCTGGAAAACTCGGGCCTCGACCGCTTCTACGTTGAGGAACTGGAGCGGGAGTACTTCGAGCTGAACGAGCTGGATCTGGAGGAGCTGTACCAGATCAGGAAGGGTTTGAGTTAG
- a CDS encoding type II toxin-antitoxin system tRNA(fMet)-specific endonuclease VapC, whose protein sequence is MKLLLDTNICIYIIKQQPVAVLERFLEYQVGDIGISSITLSELRYGVAKSTHMEKNAKALDEFIIPLELVSYDESAAHVYGDIRAALEKAGTPIGSMDMLIAAHAVSLGIPLVTNNTREFLRVPSLNIIDWTV, encoded by the coding sequence ATGAAATTGCTTCTCGACACCAATATCTGCATTTACATCATAAAGCAGCAGCCGGTTGCTGTACTTGAGCGTTTCTTAGAGTACCAGGTTGGCGATATTGGCATTTCATCCATAACTCTCTCGGAATTGCGCTACGGAGTTGCGAAGAGCACCCATATGGAGAAAAACGCCAAGGCCCTCGACGAATTCATCATTCCTTTGGAATTGGTTTCTTATGATGAATCGGCGGCTCATGTCTATGGAGATATTCGAGCAGCTCTTGAAAAAGCTGGTACGCCCATTGGCTCCATGGATATGTTGATTGCCGCTCACGCTGTATCGTTAGGAATCCCTCTGGTCACTAATAACACCCGCGAGTTTTTACGGGTCCCTTCCCTCAATATCATTGATTGGACGGTTTAG
- a CDS encoding homoserine O-acetyltransferase MetX, whose product MSVGIVEEQSVTFETDLRLESGRILGPITLAYETYGRLNADRSNAILVAHAWTGNAHLAGKYSEDDPKPGWWDAIVGPGRLLDTDRWFVICSNVIGSCYGSTGPASVNPKTGKRYNLSFPVITVRDMVRAQALLLDHLGIERLLTVLGGSMGGMQALEWATQFPDRVRSAIALATTSRPSPQAISLNAVARWAIFNDPSWKKGEYRKNPKDGLALARGIGHITFLSDESMWQKFGRRYSARDGLFDFFGQFEVERYLTYNGYNFVDRFDTNSFLYLAKALDLYDVAWGYESLEDAFSRVTAPIQFFAFTSDWLYPPYQTEEMATTLRALGKEAEYHLIPSAYGHDAFLLEHETFAPMVRDFLARVERG is encoded by the coding sequence ATGTCCGTCGGCATCGTCGAAGAACAATCCGTCACCTTCGAAACGGATCTCAGGCTGGAAAGCGGCCGGATACTGGGGCCCATCACCCTGGCCTACGAGACCTACGGCCGGCTGAACGCCGACCGGTCCAACGCCATTCTGGTGGCCCACGCCTGGACCGGCAACGCCCATCTGGCGGGTAAATACAGCGAAGACGATCCCAAGCCCGGCTGGTGGGACGCCATCGTCGGCCCGGGGCGGCTCCTGGACACCGACCGCTGGTTCGTCATCTGTTCCAACGTTATCGGTTCCTGCTACGGCTCAACCGGCCCCGCGTCCGTCAACCCGAAGACCGGCAAGCGCTACAACCTCTCCTTTCCGGTCATCACCGTGCGGGACATGGTGCGGGCCCAGGCCCTGCTGCTGGACCACCTGGGCATCGAGCGGCTCCTCACCGTCCTCGGCGGCAGCATGGGCGGGATGCAGGCCCTGGAGTGGGCCACCCAGTTCCCGGACCGGGTCCGCTCGGCCATTGCCCTCGCCACCACGAGCCGCCCGTCGCCCCAGGCCATCTCCCTGAACGCCGTGGCCCGCTGGGCCATCTTCAACGATCCGTCCTGGAAAAAGGGTGAGTACCGGAAAAACCCCAAGGACGGCCTGGCGCTCGCCCGGGGCATCGGCCACATCACGTTCCTCTCCGACGAATCCATGTGGCAGAAGTTCGGCCGCCGCTATTCGGCCCGGGACGGCCTGTTCGACTTCTTCGGCCAGTTCGAGGTGGAACGCTACCTCACCTACAACGGCTACAACTTCGTGGACCGCTTCGACACCAACTCGTTCCTCTACCTGGCCAAGGCGCTGGATCTGTACGACGTGGCCTGGGGGTACGAGTCGCTGGAAGACGCGTTCAGCCGCGTCACGGCTCCGATCCAGTTCTTCGCCTTCACCTCCGACTGGCTCTACCCCCCCTACCAGACCGAAGAGATGGCCACCACGCTCCGGGCCCTGGGCAAGGAGGCCGAATACCACCTGATCCCGTCGGCCTACGGCCATGACGCCTTCCTCCTGGAGCACGAAACCTTCGCGCCCATGGTCCGGGACTTCCTGGCCCGCGTGGAGCGGGGCTAG
- a CDS encoding glycosyltransferase produces MAREAGRATGIPYLITLTGSDVYEALEDTRRRDTLAVLRDAAAVAAFHKCVRCRVLDHHPSLAETMAVIPQGVELPGEEFDWGNERFDRGEFVFFLPAGLRPVKNAAFALGPLAELHREEPRVRFLLAGPVLDREYGAATLEAIDCHPFARYLGEVGRDAIGALFRRADAVINSSTFEGGMANSVLEALAFGKPVLASYIDGNRSVVKEGTTGFLFRGEREFLDRARDLLRNPALGRRLGEQGRELVRERFSPGREAEAYLELYRRITGA; encoded by the coding sequence GTGGCCCGGGAGGCCGGCCGGGCCACGGGCATCCCCTACCTGATCACCCTGACCGGTTCGGACGTGTATGAAGCGCTGGAGGACACCCGGCGCCGGGATACCCTGGCGGTCCTGCGCGATGCCGCCGCGGTGGCGGCGTTCCACAAGTGCGTCCGGTGCCGGGTGCTTGATCATCATCCATCCCTGGCCGAAACGATGGCTGTCATCCCCCAGGGGGTGGAACTGCCCGGGGAAGAGTTCGATTGGGGAAACGAGCGGTTCGACAGGGGCGAGTTCGTCTTCTTTCTGCCGGCGGGGCTGCGGCCGGTCAAGAATGCGGCCTTTGCCCTCGGCCCCCTGGCGGAGCTCCACCGGGAGGAGCCGCGGGTCCGCTTTCTGCTGGCCGGGCCGGTCCTGGACCGGGAGTACGGCGCCGCAACCCTTGAGGCCATCGACTGCCATCCCTTTGCCCGCTACCTGGGCGAAGTGGGGCGTGACGCCATCGGCGCCCTGTTCCGCCGGGCAGACGCGGTCATCAACAGCTCGACCTTCGAGGGGGGGATGGCGAACAGCGTCCTGGAGGCTCTGGCTTTCGGCAAGCCCGTGCTGGCGTCGTACATCGACGGCAACCGCTCAGTAGTGAAGGAGGGAACCACCGGTTTCCTGTTCCGGGGCGAGCGGGAATTCCTGGACCGGGCCCGGGATCTGCTCCGCAATCCCGCCCTGGGACGGCGCCTCGGCGAACAGGGACGGGAACTGGTGCGGGAGCGTTTTTCCCCGGGACGGGAGGCGGAGGCCTACCTGGAGCTCTACCGGCGGATCACCGGCGCGTGA
- a CDS encoding integron integrase: protein MILLPHHLFRQYRSFYNNCGIAVADFADYLKWLRYFLDFCEKYHVTGSEPERIDLFLNKLQQKGQSEQKRQQASQAVSLYFVMLKGGASDTLPVSSAPSAQPMAQQSEGSADVPPDSPPVPPRHSFYNVAGYQEKSDSPEWDEVMAKLAAEIKVRHYSRKTLQTYAKWCRQFQRFLKNKPPVELTTADVKEYLTWLAVKCNVAASTQNQAFNSLLFLFRHALKRDFGELRDVPRAKKSLYVPVVLSRAEIDAILAHLYHPHGLIVKLLFGCGLRLFECLQLRVRDFNFDAGILTVHGKGKKDRTLPLPESILNDLQRQMRRVKELHEKDLEQGYDGVFLDDAMEKKYPKAPKELIHQWFFPQKDLTPVEANGQLRRAHVHESLLQKALYLAVRKAKIPKRVTAHTFRHSYATHLLQANYDIRTIQTKLGHASLKTTMIYTHCVPVRTVKEARSPLDF from the coding sequence ATGATTTTACTGCCGCACCATCTGTTCAGGCAATACCGTTCTTTTTACAACAACTGCGGAATCGCGGTCGCTGATTTTGCCGACTATCTGAAATGGCTGCGCTACTTTCTCGATTTCTGTGAAAAGTATCATGTTACGGGAAGCGAGCCGGAGAGAATCGATCTCTTCCTGAACAAGTTGCAGCAAAAAGGACAGTCTGAGCAGAAGCGGCAGCAGGCCAGTCAGGCGGTATCTTTGTATTTCGTCATGCTGAAGGGTGGCGCCAGTGACACGTTGCCGGTGTCCTCAGCCCCGTCCGCACAACCGATGGCGCAGCAGTCGGAAGGTTCGGCTGACGTGCCGCCCGACTCTCCTCCTGTTCCCCCGCGGCACTCTTTCTATAACGTCGCTGGCTACCAGGAAAAATCCGACTCTCCTGAATGGGATGAGGTTATGGCGAAGCTGGCAGCGGAAATCAAGGTCAGGCATTATTCCAGGAAAACATTGCAGACCTACGCCAAGTGGTGCCGTCAATTCCAGCGCTTTTTGAAGAACAAGCCTCCAGTGGAGCTGACAACCGCGGATGTGAAAGAGTATCTAACCTGGCTGGCGGTGAAGTGTAATGTGGCCGCCTCTACGCAAAATCAGGCGTTCAACTCGCTGCTGTTTCTGTTCCGCCATGCCCTGAAGCGGGATTTCGGCGAACTGAGGGACGTGCCGCGCGCCAAGAAGTCGCTCTATGTGCCGGTGGTGCTGTCCCGTGCAGAGATCGACGCTATCCTTGCCCACCTCTATCACCCCCATGGCCTGATCGTGAAACTCCTGTTCGGCTGCGGGCTGCGGCTGTTCGAGTGTCTGCAGCTGCGGGTTCGGGATTTCAACTTCGATGCGGGTATCCTTACGGTCCACGGCAAGGGGAAGAAGGATCGGACTCTGCCGCTGCCGGAGTCTATCCTGAATGATTTGCAGCGGCAGATGCGGCGGGTGAAGGAGTTGCATGAAAAGGATCTGGAGCAGGGGTATGACGGTGTGTTCCTCGATGATGCTATGGAGAAAAAATACCCCAAAGCGCCGAAGGAGCTGATTCATCAATGGTTCTTTCCGCAAAAGGATCTGACGCCGGTGGAGGCGAACGGGCAGCTCAGGCGGGCGCATGTCCATGAGTCACTCTTGCAGAAGGCGCTCTACCTGGCCGTCCGCAAGGCAAAGATCCCCAAGCGGGTTACGGCCCATACCTTCCGCCACTCCTACGCGACGCACCTGCTGCAGGCCAATTACGATATCCGCACCATCCAGACCAAGCTGGGGCATGCCAGCCTGAAAACGACAATGATTTATACCCATTGTGTTCCGGTCAGGACCGTGAAGGAGGCGCGAAGCCCGCTGGATTTCTGA